Proteins co-encoded in one Novipirellula artificiosorum genomic window:
- a CDS encoding glycosyl hydrolase — translation MKIDHQVTAESLRPKLSRFWQLSGQKIEAISSDYDASQGSPVFTVNGCYSTRGWTEWTQGFQYGSEILQFDATGDKAMLERGRTNTLEKMAPHVTHFGVHDHGFNNVSTYGNLLRLMHEGRIDPNDWERRFYELAIMASGAVQAKRWTSLPSGGYIYSFNGPHSLFADTVRSLRALAYSHQLGHSLMDENDCNISLLQRLVEHAKTTADYSVYYGEGRDAYDEWGRTAHESIFNLNDGNFRCPNSQQGFSPFTTWTRGLAWIMVGFPEQLQFLGTLDDAELEPLGGREAIEAFMLKAATATCDFYIENSAADGIPYWDTGAPKLYQLGPDYLERPADPFNASEPVDSSAAAIGCQGLLRLGAYLARRGDKDAGTRYTQAGLTVMDTLLEEPYLSTEASHQGLILHSVYHRPNGWDNVPSGQTVPCGESSMWGDYHAREAALYVQRMADGPREYRFYL, via the coding sequence ATGAAGATCGATCATCAAGTCACCGCCGAGAGTCTGCGCCCGAAACTCAGTCGGTTCTGGCAGCTTTCCGGGCAGAAGATCGAGGCGATTTCAAGCGACTACGATGCATCCCAAGGTTCGCCCGTCTTTACCGTGAACGGTTGCTACTCCACGCGTGGGTGGACCGAATGGACTCAGGGATTCCAGTATGGCAGCGAAATTTTGCAGTTTGATGCAACCGGAGATAAGGCGATGCTCGAGCGTGGCCGGACCAACACGCTTGAGAAGATGGCCCCCCATGTCACCCATTTCGGTGTCCACGATCACGGCTTCAATAACGTCAGCACCTACGGCAATTTGCTGAGATTGATGCACGAAGGTCGGATCGATCCGAATGACTGGGAACGGCGTTTTTACGAGTTGGCGATTATGGCGTCCGGCGCGGTCCAAGCCAAACGTTGGACCTCGCTCCCCAGCGGCGGGTACATCTATTCTTTTAATGGCCCGCATTCTCTTTTCGCCGACACCGTTCGCTCATTGCGGGCGTTGGCCTATTCTCACCAACTCGGTCATTCGCTGATGGATGAGAATGATTGCAACATCAGTTTGTTGCAGCGATTGGTCGAGCACGCGAAAACCACGGCCGATTATTCGGTCTATTACGGGGAGGGACGAGATGCCTATGACGAGTGGGGCCGAACGGCACACGAGAGCATCTTTAACCTCAACGACGGCAACTTTCGGTGTCCGAATTCGCAGCAAGGTTTTTCACCGTTTACGACTTGGACGCGTGGGTTGGCGTGGATCATGGTTGGGTTCCCAGAGCAGCTGCAATTCTTGGGCACCCTCGACGATGCCGAACTTGAACCGCTTGGCGGACGAGAAGCCATCGAAGCCTTTATGTTGAAGGCGGCAACAGCGACGTGTGATTTCTACATCGAAAACTCGGCCGCCGATGGCATTCCGTATTGGGACACGGGGGCTCCGAAGTTATACCAACTAGGGCCTGACTACTTGGAACGGCCTGCGGACCCGTTCAATGCGTCGGAACCCGTCGACAGTTCCGCCGCAGCGATCGGTTGCCAGGGACTGTTGCGTTTAGGGGCCTATTTGGCTCGTCGCGGCGACAAAGACGCTGGTACGAGGTACACCCAGGCGGGATTGACGGTGATGGACACATTGCTTGAGGAGCCGTACCTCAGCACCGAAGCATCGCATCAAGGTTTGATTTTGCATTCCGTCTACCATCGCCCCAACGGCTGGGACAACGTTCCCTCGGGACAAACGGTCCCCTGTGGCGAAAGCAGCATGTGGGGCGACTACCACGCTCGCGAAGCCGCTTTGTACGTCCAACGCATGGCGGACGGTCCGCGTGAGTACCGCTTTTATCTGTAG
- a CDS encoding 3-ketoacyl-ACP reductase, with product MNTKRVALVTGGSRGIGFGVATRLAQEGFDLVVCGVRDAAAVTETLGELRSLTSDVLYCQCDVGSAKDRDKMIDAVKGHFGRLDVLVNNAGVAPRQRLDVLEASEEDFEWVLKTNLQGPYFLTQQVARWMIEQQAADSATQRCIVNVSSISATVASPSRGEYCVSKAGVSMATQLWAVRLAEYGIPVFEVRPGITATDMTSGVKEKYDKLIAEGLVPQNRWGEPSDTGRVVAAMARGDFAYSTGQVVMVDGGMTLARL from the coding sequence TTGAATACGAAACGTGTCGCATTGGTCACCGGCGGCAGCCGAGGGATTGGATTCGGCGTTGCCACTCGGCTTGCGCAAGAAGGGTTTGACCTGGTTGTCTGTGGTGTACGAGACGCGGCGGCGGTGACCGAGACGCTCGGTGAACTTCGCTCGCTCACATCCGACGTGCTGTATTGCCAATGTGATGTTGGTTCGGCGAAGGATCGCGACAAGATGATCGATGCGGTGAAGGGCCACTTTGGGCGTTTGGATGTGCTGGTGAACAACGCAGGGGTTGCTCCGCGGCAACGACTTGATGTGCTGGAGGCCAGCGAAGAAGACTTTGAGTGGGTGCTCAAGACCAATTTGCAGGGTCCCTACTTTTTGACGCAGCAGGTTGCACGTTGGATGATCGAGCAACAGGCGGCCGATTCGGCCACCCAGCGATGCATCGTGAACGTCTCGTCGATTTCGGCAACCGTGGCCTCGCCGAGTCGTGGCGAGTATTGTGTTTCGAAAGCTGGGGTGAGCATGGCAACGCAGCTTTGGGCGGTTCGCTTGGCGGAATACGGGATCCCTGTCTTCGAAGTCCGTCCAGGCATCACGGCAACCGATATGACCAGTGGTGTCAAGGAAAAATACGACAAACTGATCGCCGAGGGTCTTGTCCCGCAAAACCGATGGGGCGAACCGTCCGACACCGGCCGAGTCGTCGCCGCGATGGCCCGTGGCGACTTCGCCTACTCGACCGGCCAAGTCGTGATGGTTGATGGTGGGATGACGCTTGCCAGACTTTAG